Part of the Triplophysa dalaica isolate WHDGS20190420 chromosome 23, ASM1584641v1, whole genome shotgun sequence genome is shown below.
TAAGCGTAAATATGGCACAGTGAGATCTGCCTTAATGTGTCTGTTTCTCTGCTTTGTAGTAACTTATGTGTCCAGCTCAGTCTAGTGTCTGTCAGACTTCATGTTTTTgtcaaaacttttttgtgtgaattttttATTCAAGCCATTTGTCTGGCACAAAACAACGTTTTCTGTTAGTTAAATACttataaactaaaaaattaAGGCTTGGATCAGGACAGGAAGcaacatattatttttaatgctgTGCTGCCATTTGGTGGATATCTTGCGCCACTGCAATCAAATGTTGCCAGATTTGTTTTAAACCTACAATTTTTTCCTTCTCAAAGAATCTTTTGCCATAATATTCTTTTTAATGATTTCTTCTACCAAATATGTCTGTTAATGTTGAAtttgagtttttattatttaattgaaaatgtcAACTCATACAGCAGGTGTGGTCATGTGGTCATGTGATCATGCTTGTCCGTAATTGCACTTTTGTGACAATAAATCTTAACTCAAAGGGCTCAGATGACGAGTTTGAGTCTTTATTTGGGACctgtgttgtgtatgtgtttaaaaatgaaactatcATGCTGCTCGTGAAGCATATCTTCATACAGATTCTGCTGTTGTTTTGCAGGCCCCACTCGGCGCAAATACCACTTGGTCCGATACAGTAAGAAACCCAGTTACTGTGCCAACTCCTACTTACCGTCCCTCCCGCAAAGAGAGGACAACAGGCCCGCTGACCCCCGCAGCAAAGCCAGACATCTCCAGAGCATCTCTCTGAGATGGGGCAGGTGAACTCACCTGACCTCTGTTTTAAATACTTCAATAGGTGTAGTTGGGTAAATCTCGCACACTACTTTCATATCACATAATTTGATCTCAAATTACCATACCACGTTTTTGTGctaaatttacttaattttttgtcTCATGATTTTGCacactaaaatgtatacataattTACTTCATCTTTACTTTGAATTGACTTAGACTTACTTTAAATTGACGAACACATAAGAATTATGTATAGTATGtcgtttttttcagtgcagTTTATATGCATCTTATCCATTTTAATagtgatttgtatttattttattgcagtaTTTGTTTTACCTAAATTCATATGTATATCTAATATCTATTCTAATATTGATTCtcgtttattattatattacagtatttatatataaatcttaATTTGTTCTGTGACAgaaggatttatttaaaatacttatttatagttatttatttagcGTAAATTCAACACAACAAATACTTGCCATGATGCAGATATATCTTCACATTACAGTATTGAGAATAATATTTGTACGGGGAATTGGGTATTATCATGAAAATCACATCACAAGAAATCAAACAgtcctaaaacattttttttatgcataTACCAAATATAACCCAGTTACTGTACCTGCTGTACATACCAGACACCGATATACCGATACACCTACACAACACATACAACATACATAAAATACAGCTTCCACAATTCTGCTTTCACAGCTTTCTAGAGACTGACTGAATCATCTCTGCTATGTAAGACATGAATTTACAAATTCATTTGCATTGTACAAGCCTCAGCATCgcattgtttgtgttgtgattaAAAGGAAGTGTTTAACTTCAGTGCAAGTTGGGTTTCTACATTACAGCAATGATGACACGCGAGACCTTCATTTAATAAAGCAATCAGACATTATACGATGACAAAAATGcgaaaaaaagcttttgagaCCTAAAACACATCTATTTCTTCAtctccttctcttcctcctcctgaTGAATCATCCTAGCTTCTGTTTTCATCAATCTCACGCCTGTGAATGACAAACGCAAAGAACTGAGACATGTGTAGACAAAGAGACCGTAAGTAAGACTGTACAGTGAGAAACTTGTCTTGCCTGGTATGAGCGGAGGGCTGTTGAGGACAGGAGTGTCTTTTCTGCGAGGTTTCTTCTGCGTCAGTTTGTCTTGCTGATGCTCCTCGGAGCTGAGCTTCTGATTGTCCATGTCTGCATTCCCATCTGCACAAAAACAGCCCTTTCACTatcaacattaaaacatctcactcacacatatacatatatatatatatatatatatatatatatatatatacattggATATAAAAACAGAGTTTGAGTGGCAAACCAAGCAGTACTTACAAAGATGCTCGTGCATGGTGAGCGTGTGATCGGCTTTGTCTGAGAGTGACCTCACACAGCCTGTGGACATGCTCTGCACGGTCTGTTCACATATCAGATAACAGCTCATgttcagtacacacacacacacgcgctcTGACACATGACAAAGGCTCTGCTTTATTTACTGGAAATCATATTTATAGACCTTACTACTAAATACTTAATTAAACAATCTTATTTGGATAATGTTTTTTACGGagaaaatgacttgataatATGCTAATTTATGTTTAGCATAataactaattaaaaaaaaaaaaaatttgtagagtttggttccaaaaattcattgtttttatgatgttatcCTGTTTTAATTGTGCTAGttagctttatttttgtttgttattatggcttaaatcaaaacaaaccaactgcagtttgattgatattaattggaatgcacaataaataaacatttttgttgaaaaaatctcatttaactGAGTTAtataattttggaaccaaactcttaatttatttatgtatttatttatacatctgCACTTGGGCTTCATTTATGAAATATGCATTATAAATTTCAGTACTTTATAATAAGGCCGTATTGTTAACATCACTTAAACGCATCAACTAAAATGAACCAACAATGGGCAAAATAGTTTTTCAGcaatttgtaatgtttgttaatgttagttgtCAATGCAATTGTTTGTTAGTTCATCAAATAACTAATGATAACAGTTTCAACATTagattttaaaaagtgttttgctGATATTAACATAAACTAAGAATAATACATGGTGTAGAAGTCATTGTTCATTGTAAGTTCAATGTTAACATATACAACCTTAAGTGTTACCGACAGTAAATGTCTATGTACAtggtcaaataaaacattttaaagtaagaacGATTTAACACGCACTTTACACAAATCAATTTTGCTTGTGCtttaaatagaaacatgcacagtaaataaaaacaattacattccACAAATTAAATGTCTGTAAGCAAACATTCACTTTAAAATTCACAAAgtgaattattattaaagtttGAATTCAAAGATGAAATTTGTGTGCGCATGAAATAACACCTTAAGAGAAAGGGCCTTACCTCAGTGCATCAGAAagctgtgagagagtgagagagagtaaAGACCAGATGAGAGAGAGGGGTTATGTACTGGAGGAGGAGGGGTCTCCTCTAATTCTGTCTCCATTAGAGGCTGTTGTCACGGTGACCAAGGTCCTTGTGATGTGTCTATCATTCCATCATCGAGGCCATCAAATGAACTCTAAGCATTTTAGCAGCAGTTTGCACACAGAAATGACGTAGGTGGGGTTCACAAGACAATGTTCTCAACGTGataatttgattttgaaaagCTGAACAAAATTTTGTGcgtctatttaaaataaattaataaatagcaaataataaagaaatatgtttGCTTTAACAATAACCAATATTTACGACCCATCCAAAGTGCATGATTAAGAGCGAGAGTAcatgaataatattaatattaaaggaAAACAATGTGGATGCATTGTTGGCTGATATACTTTGATGTCTTTCTATTCACCTATGATGTGAGTTTTGTTTCCTCCTCCCGTGTTGAGTGTGTATGGAGTGCATGTGAAGtggttttcatattttatttattcattgaaCGTAAGTCCTGTTATAAAGGACTTAAACTGCACATGCGTACCCAATGAGTGATAAGGAAACGTGGCCAGAACAAGTTAACAGAAAGCTTGATTTACAGGGTGGGTATACAATTCGGCAGTTTGCACACTATACATAAACATTGATAGAGGGATCAAATATATAATTGATTCTCAGGAAATTGTCTAGTTTCTTTGCCACTACATAGTATTGATATATTGTAAGATCAATTACATATAGTGAATTTGGTCACACTGTTAATGGAGGTGTTATTGAATGTACATCATATTTGGGAAACAACATCATAAATGCACCCAAAGGGATTAAACgcttccagaataaaagtttgtgttaacataatacatagtatgtctgtgtaccgtgcatgttcattttgaaaatataaaaacacaaacatgcatatatttcagcaaaatataaaaatgtataaacattgatgtataatttaaatgattggtaaatataaagaaatacatgtaaatattacctaaatatgtatacatgtatgtgtttatattttctaattGAATATGCAAAGTAttcagacatactgtatattatgtgaacacaaacttttattctggatgcgatgaaCAGTTTGACAGGCCTAGCGTTGAGGAGCATTATTCATTTAaagcaggggtgtccaatgtcgatCCTGGatggccacagtcctgcagagtttagctctaACTTGGCTCGACACAGCTGTtttgaagtttctagtctgctatatgagaccttgattagctgttcaggtgtgtttgattagggttaaagctaaactttgcaggacaccgGCCCCCCAGGGCTGACTTTGGAAACCCCTGATTTAAAGGAAAGACCCATTTCAAGCATTTTGTTCTGCAACAGGACTGAAATCTCattgtacaaaatatatattgttcaaACGCATCATGATGTTCAATTTATAACAAGACATGCAAAATGTAATTGACaaggtttaattaaaataacacttaaaataattaaaataacacttaatgTTAAACTCCGTAACAATGAAAACTTGGCTGTAACCATCTCTTACGAAAATGAACCATGAttgtattacaaaaaaaacatggttactaggGTTAAACCATAACGGTAGcataaaaccatggttcattttcaaaagtttgtaAATTAACAAAGGCCATTTACCATAGGATTCAATGTAACAATTTAACAGTCATTCATAAAGTTCAtcagtttgtttattgtgtgGGTTTCCCTACGGTGGTCCCACAATATCAGTTCTGATGGCAATAACATTTCAAATCTTGAAACTGAAAACAAGCCATGCAATTGAACATGTATCTGCTGGATTCTCCAggaacataaaatatacatgcaTGTGAATGTCTCTGAAACACTGGAAGTGGCATGAGATCAAGGATCCAACAGGAAGCAGCAGGATTGGCTCTGAGGGATGTGAAACACTCTGGTCTGTCAGGAGAGCAGCTGCTTCCTTATACGGTCAACACACAGCGTGACAGTGAAGTGCTTCATGAAGACAAACAGAGGTAAAGAATAAGAGGGAGAGTGAAGCTGCCGGGGGGTCATTGTGGGGGGCTTGTGCTGCATTAGAGAAGATACGTACAGACATTCATTCATCTGGACATTTTAGACATCACTCTTTATTAGTCATAAACTCGGGAGTCAGCACTTCCTAATACTTCAGAGATTGGCAGGAATCTGCAGGATGTCACAGTGTGTCACTGCattactaaaaaataaataaagacaagagacaaaaatgattaattttaacataaaatgtgaatttgtgtCAACATTTTGTGGCTTTTAATCCACGTGTGTTGACTGTTACTCAGATTCATACATATTATagatacatatactgtatgttctcTCTATtcagaaataaagttttgttattatacatttattcacatttttatttttcaaatatagtTAATTTGTTCaagtttttgcaattttgtttctgttatgcgcttttgtaattttattatttatttattcttttatttttattttgctatttaagtttatttctaTTTCCTACATTTTGGATTAGGCAGATTTATTATAGATTTaggcattttattttaatttgcagaaatgtttttatatgtttaaataatgcCCTAGTTTAGTTTTGTACATTTAGTGAACTTCTATAACCTTGACTCTCTTAGGAAGAGAGTCCTATATATAACATTGGTCACAGGTAAAAATATGGGTTAATGAATTTTGGGGATCTTTTAGTTACTTCCAACTATAATTTACTTTGAAAATAACATCTTTTAGATTCCAAATgttaaacttgtttttaaaaaatcacataataaataaatcccaCAAACCTTATTCCAATGAGGTATTTTTCAGAGAAAGCTGCAATGAATTTTtcaactgaaagaaaaaaacacacaattatcactagggatgtaacaatatcaaaatctcactgtacgatAATACCTCGGTATAACGTCCACAAGGTATTTATTGCacttattaaaatgacaaatgatgacttagTAAAGTGtctgtttattaatataaaataaaattattgcaccagatggaccaTGACAAAGGTAACTTCTATTATATTTTTCCAACTTTCTTTATGTTAGGCCCAGAAGACCTATTATTTCATCCAGTCAttgtgaccacgataatatcTACACAATTTTGGTATTACGATAACATGATATTGATAATATTGTTTCATCCCTaacaaacacttttataaacatttagtcCTTATAACACTCATTATTATTCTGTCAAAGACGGTCCAAGATCTTACACTTTTAATAAAGGCTACAAAATCCAACTGGTCCGGCTTGTAGTTTGAATCCCACTGGGTTTGATAGGGGGACCTGTGAGGATCCTGCAATGTCCTCTGATGTGTGTGACATGTGCAGTGATGATGGCAACATCTCTGTGGGCTGGACGTCACAGGGATCAGACAGCACTGGACGGCGACGCTCCTGGTGGAGGTGGGTTCTGGACCAGGTGGGTCAGAAGGAACGATCTGCAGCTGGGAACACAGCTGAGACTGTTCGTCCAGGAGTCGATTCAGCTTCTACAACACATCAGCACAAGGTTGAAGCAAACCCAAACTGCTGTTTGAGAAAGATTCATTAATCGTTTACgtcatttttttactattttgatGCTGTCGTCATAGTGTTGAACCAAATCAGATAACTGCTGTTCCAGCACGCTGGCTTCCTCTTTGACAGCCGCTCGAAGCCTTAAGACATCTTCCACttcctctctgaaacacaacCTCAATTTCAAACACTGTAACTTAAACACCACTGTTAAAAGAACACGACATCATCCATGCAGACCCAAAATTCACCTGTAGGACTCTGAAAGACTCCCGAGCACAGACGCCTGCTCCTCTTCTAGCCTCAATTCAATTTCAGTCAAAACAGTCCGAAACTTTCTCATGCACTTCATCATGTCTTCTAGCTCGTTCAGGGAGTACTGAAAACAGAGACgaatatatttcatttacttAACCCTTGTGtcaatataaacatgtatgactttctttattcagaacacaaaagaacatattttgatgAACGTTGGGAAGCAAACAACACCGACCCCCCTTTCACTTCCACTGTGTGAGCACAtaacaagacatttctcaaaatatcttattttatgttccacagaagagagagtcatatacagatcCTGAAAGACATGATGACAGAGTTTAGATTTTGGGTGAATGATCCTTTTAAGCAGGTTTTGTGGTCGATCTGGGACCTCTGACCTTCAAATGCAGAGCT
Proteins encoded:
- the ppp1r17 gene encoding protein phosphatase 1, regulatory subunit 17-like, encoding MSTGCVRSLSDKADHTLTMHEHLYGNADMDNQKLSSEEHQQDKLTQKKPRRKDTPVLNSPPLIPGVRLMKTEARMIHQEEEEKEMKK